Genomic DNA from Streptomyces sp. GS7:
GCGTTCCGCGGGCTCCTCGCCCACGTACTCCTGGCCGCGCATCGCGCACCAGGCCGGGATGTCCTGCCGCGCCGCCTCGTCGTCCGACAGCACCGTCACGGTCCCGCCGACCGGCACGCCGCCGATCGCCTTCGCCAGCTCGATGACCGGAATCGGGCAGCGCCTGCCGAGCGCGTCGACCACCACCCCGCCCGGCTCCTCTTCCGCCGCCGCCCCCGCCGTCTCCGCAGCTGTCGTTGCCGCCGCCGCGGGCTCCTCCCGCACCGGCACCCCGAACCGCTCCCGGACCGACCGCACCGCCTCCGGCAGCACCTCCAGGAACCGCTCCACATCCGCCTCGACGGTGCCGTACGGCAGCGAGACCCGGACGTTCCCCTCCGACAGCACGCCCATCGCGCGCAGCACATGGCTGGGCGTCAGCGTGCTGGACGTACACGACGAACCGGACGATACGGAGAATCCCGAGCGGTCCAGCTCGTGCAGCAGGGCCTCCCCGTCGACGTAGAGGCAGGAGAAGGTGACGAGATGGGGGAGCCGGTGCACCGGATCGCCGACCACCTCCACGTCCGGGACCAGTTCCGGCACCCGCGTCCGGATCCGCTCCACCAGCCCCCGCAGCCGGGCCGCTTCGTCCGGCCCGGACTCCGCCGCCGCCCGCAGCGCGCGCAGGGACGCCGCCGCGGCCACCACCGCCGGGAGGTTCCCGAACCCCGGGCTGCGGCCCGACTCCCGCTCGTCCAACGGCCCCTGGGGCGAGAACCGGGTTCCCTTACGGACCGCCAGCAGCCCCACCCCGGGCGGCCCGCCCCACTTGTGGGCGCTCGCCGCCAGCACGGACCAGGCGCCCGGCACCGTCCCCCAGGGCAGCGACTGCGCCGCGTCCACCAGCAGCGGCACCCCGGCCTCCCGGCACAGTGCCGCCACCTCCTCCACCGGCTGCTCGGTCCCCACCTCGTGGTTGGCGGACTGGAGGCAGACCAGCGCGGCGTCCGCACCCAGCGCCGCGGCGACCTCCCCGGGCGCCACCCGGCCCGTACGGTCCACCGCCACCTCGGTCAGCGTCCCGCCGGCCGCCTCGTGCACCTCGGCGGCGTGCAGGACGGAGGAGTGTTCGACGGCGGAGTGCACCAGCCGGCGGCCGGCACGCCGGCGGGCCGCCAGCGTGCCGAAGATGCCCGAATGCAGCGCGTGCGTCCCCGAAGGGGTGAACGTCAACTCGTCGGGCCGGCAGCCCACCGCCTCGGCGGCGGCCTCCCGCGCGGCGTCCAGCAGCATCCGGGCCCGCCGCCCCTCGCGGTAGAGGCGGACCGGGTCGGCCCACCCCTCGTCGAGCGAGGCGAGCAGAGCCTCCCGGGCGACGGGGTGCAGGGGGGCGGCCGAGGCGGCGTCGAAGTAGGGCACGTACGAGACGGTAGAACACCGGCCGCCGCGCTGCCGGGCAGGCCGTCAGATGCCTGGTGGGGGCGGCTGATCGGAGCCCCGGCGGACGGGCCGCGGAGCACGCGGCCACCCCTTAGGGGTGCCGCGCGGCGCGTTGGGCACCCTCCCCGCGCGACCCCAAATAGCGTCCAGTAGGGTTTGGTCCGCATAAACATCCAAACCCCTGCCCGACGCAGGGCGGCGACCGACCAGCGAGTAAGGCCGCAGCCGACCGCGCGGGCGAGACTCTCGGGAAGGCGCTACGTGAGTCCCAACGGCTCCGACCGCTCGTCGCGGCGCCCGATGCGGCGGAAGCTGCCGCAGGTGCTTGCTGCGGGCCTGGTCCTGGCGACCGCGACTGGTTGCACATACAAGGACTTCCCCCGCCTCGGCATGCCGACGCCCGTCACCGACGAGGCGCCGCGGATCCTCTCTCTTTGGCAGGGCTCCTGGGCCGCCGCCCTCGCAACGGGCGTGCTGGTGTGGGGCCTGATCATCTGGAGCGTGATCTTCCACCGCCGTAGCAGGACCAAGGTGGAGGTCCCTGCGCAGACGCGGTACAACATGCCGATCGAGGCGCTGTACACCATCGTCCCGTTCATCATCATCGCGGTGCTCTTCTACTTCACCGCGCGCGATGAGAGCGCACTCCTCAAGACCTCCAAGAAGCCGGACCACGTCATCAACGTCGTGGGCTTCCAGTGGAGCTGGGCGTTCAACTACCTGGAGAACGTGGGCGGCAAGAACGCGACCACGAACATCAACTCTCCGGAGCTGGCGGCCATTCCGGACAAGTGGAAGAAGGGTGCCCCGGCGAACGCCGACGGCGTCTACGACACGGGAACCCCGGCCACGCGCAACCCGCAGACCGGAAACCCGGGCCCCACGCTGTGGCTGCCGAAGGGCGAGACGGTCCAGTTCATCCTGACCTCCCGTGACGTCATCCACGACTTCTGGGTGGTGCCGTTCCTGATGAAGATGGACGTCGTCCCCGGGCACACCAACGTCTTCGAGGTGACCCCCAACAAGGAGGGCACGTTCAAGGGCAAGTGCGCCGAACTCTGTGGTGTCGACCACTCCCGGATGCTCTTCAACGTCAAGGTCGTTTCGCCTGCCCAGTACCGGCAGCACCTGAAGGACCTGGCGGCGAAGGGTCAGACCGGGTATCTGCCGGCGGGTATCAAGCAGACTGACCACGCCAGGAATGCGGAGACCAAGAACCAGTGAGCATCCTCAACGAACCTCAGGGTGCCGCCGCCGATACGGCTCCGGCAGCACCGCCCGTACGCAAGAAGCAACCCGGTATCGCTGCGGTCAAGTGGCTCACCACCACTGACCACAAGACCATCGGCACGATGTACCTGGCCACGTCGTTCGCCTTCTTCTGCATCGGCGGCGTCATGGCGCTCCTCATGCGCGCCGAACTGGCCCGTCCCGGCATGCAGATCATGTCGAACGAGCAGTTCAACCAGGCGTTCACGATGCACGGCACGATCATGCTGCTGATGTTCGCGACGCCGCTGTTCGCCGGGTTCGCGAACTGGATCATGCCGCTGCAGATCGGCGCGCCCGACGTGGCGTTCCCGCGGCTGAACATGTTCGCCTACTGGCTCTACCTCTTCGGCTCGCTCATCGCGGTCGCCGGCTTCCTCACCCCGCAGGGTGCGGCCGACTTCGGCTGGTTCGCGTACTCGCCGCTCTCGGACGCGGTGCGTTCGCCGGGCGTCGGCGCCGACATGTGGATCATGGGTCTGGCCTTCTCCGGCTTCGGCACGATCCTCGGTTCGGTCAACTTCATCACCACCATCATCTGCATGCGTGCTCCCGGCATGACGATGTTCCGGATGCCGATCTTCGTATGGAACGTGCTGCTGACCGGTGTGCTGGTCCTGCTCGCCTTCCCGGTGCTGGCCGCCGCGCTGTTCGCCCTGGAGGCGGACCGTAAATTCGGTGCCCATGTATTCGACGCGGCAAATGGTGGAGCACTGCTCTGGCAACACCTCTTCTGGTTCTTCGGCCATCCAGAGGTGTACATCATTGCCCTGCCGTTCTTCGGCATCATTTCCGAGGTCATTCCGGTCTTCTCCCGGAAGCCGATGTTCGGTTACATCGGCCTGATCGCCGCGACGATTTCCATCGCCGGTCTCTCGGTCACGGTGTGGGCGCACCACATGTATGTGACGGGCGGCGTACTGCTGCCGTTCTTCTCCTTCATGACGTTCCTCATCGCGGTTCCGACCGGTGTGAAGTTCTTCAACTGGATCGGCACGATGTGGAAGGGCTCGCTGTCCTTCGAGACGCCGATGCTCTGGGCGATCGGCTTCCTGATCACCTTCACCTTCGGTGGTCTGACCGGCGTCATCCTGGCCTCGCCGCCGATGGACTTCCACATCTCCGACTCGTACTTCGTCGTGGCGCACTTCCACTACGTCGTGTTCGGCACGGTCGTCTTCGCGATGTTCGCCGGATTCCACTTCTGGTGGCCGAAGTTCACCGGCAAGATGCTCGACGAGCGGCTCGGCAAGATCACGTTCTGGACGCTGTTCGTCGGCTTCCACGGCACGTTCCTCGTCCAGCACTGGCTGGGCGCGGAGGGCATGCCCCGGCGTTACGCGGACTACCTCGCGGCCGACGGCTTCACCACGCTGAACACCATCTCGTCGATCAGCTCGTTCCTGCTGGGCATGTCGATCCTGCCGTTCCTCTACAACGTCTGGAAGACCGCCAAGTACGGCGAGAAGATCGAGGTCGACGACCCCTGGGGCTACGGCCGCTCGCTGGAGTGGGCGACGTCCTGCCCGCCGCCGCGGCACAACTTCCTCACCCTGCCGCGTATTCGGTCCGAATCCCCGGCGTTCGACCTGCACCACCCGGAGATCGCGGCGCTGGACGCGCTGCACAACGGCCACGCGGGTGACAAGGCGCTGGCCGGCGGCAAGGAGGCGGGCAAGTGAAGATCCAGGGCAAGATGTTCATCTGGCTCTCCGTCTTCGTCCTGGCCATGGCGATCGTCTATGGCGTCTGGTCGAAGGAGCCGGCGGGCACCACCGCGCTGTTCCTCGCCTTCGGCCTGTGCATCATGGTCGGCTACTACCTGGCCTTCACGGCCCGGCGGGTCGACGCGGGCGCACAGGACAACGAGAACGCCGAGGTCGCGGACGACGCCGGTGAGCTGGGCTTCTTCAGCCCGCACAGCTGGCAGCCGCTCTTCCTGGGCATCGGCGGCGCGCTGGCCTTCATGGGAGTGGTCTTCGGCTTCTGGCTGCTGTACTTCTCCCTGCCGGTGATCCTCGTGGCCCTCTGGGGCTGGGTGTTCGAGTACTACCGCGGTGAGAACCGCACCCAGTAACGCACCTTCCGCGCTGCGCGCGGCGGACACGCCGAAAGGCCGGGCCCGGACACCCCATCAGGTGTCCGGGCCCACTCCGTTCGGCCCCACGGGACAGACCCGTTTGGAGTCTTCCAACGCGCCGGTACGGGCGGCTCTTCGTACGTTTGGGGCATGAACCACAGACCTCGAACCCGGACGGTGCTGAGCTGCGGCCTCCTGCTCGTACCCCTCGCGGTGAGCACTGCCGCGTGCGGGGGCTCGGCGTCGGAAACGCTCTCGACCGATCCCTACGACGCGAGTGACCAGATATCGGCCAACACCCCGGCCGACGGACGGAAGAAGGCGGACCCCGACAAGCCCCTCGAACTCGCGGTCAAAGGGGACGAGGCGCGTATCACGGACGTGACCGCCACCGACGCCACCGGCCGCTACGTCCGGGGGGAGCTGAGCGCCGACGGCAAGCACTGGCGCACCATCGCGCCGCTGGCCGCCGGCACGCGCTACTCGGTGCAGGTCAGTACCGAGGAGGAGGACGGCACCCCGGGCCGCAAGACCCTGGTGGTCAACACCAAGGACGCGGACGACCGGCTGACCGTCAAGTTCGGCCCGCAGAGCGGCCAGTACGGCGTCGGCCAGCCGGTCACCGCCGAACTCAGCAAGCCGGTCACCGACCCCAAGGCCCGGGCCGTCGTCGAGAGCGCCCTGAAGGTCGACTCCACACCGCGCGTCGAGGGCTCCTGGCACTGGGTGGACGGCAAGAAGCTGCACTTCCGCCCCAAGGAGTACTGGCCCGCCCACGCCACCATCGCCGTCCACAGCAACCTCGACGGCCTGAAGATCTCCGGCGGGCTCTACGGCGGCCCCGCCAAGCCCGTACGGCTCACCACCGGCGACCGGGTCGAGGCCGTCACCGACGCCGCCGCGCACCAGATGACCGTGCTGCGCAACGGCAAGTCGATCAACACCATCCCGGTCACCACCGGCAAGCCCGGCTTCTCCACCCGCAACGGCGTCAAGGTCGTGCTCGGCAAGGAGAGCTTCGTACGGATGCGCAGTGCCACCGTGGGCATCGCCGCCGGAAGTTCGGACTCCTACGACCTGCCGGTCTACTGGGCCACCCGGGTGACCTGGAGCGGGGAGTACGTGCACGCCGCCCCGTGGTCGGTCGGCTCCCAGGGCGCGGCCAACGTCAGCCACGGCTGTACCGGCATGTCCACCGGCAACGCCCAGTGGTTCTTCAACACCGTCCGGGTCGGCGACGTCGTCAAGGTCGTCAACAGCGGCGGCGCCACCATGACGCCGTTCGACAACGGCTTCGGCGACTGGAACATGCCCTGGAAGGAATGGCGGGACGGCAGCGCCCTCAAGAACAGGGCCTCCACCACCACAGGCGCGGCCGAGCGGGAGCAGAACCCCGCCGCTGACGCCCGGCTGCGCCCGCAGTTCTGAAGGCCGCTCAGCGGCCGCTCAGGGCCCCGCTCAGACCGGCGCCACGGCCTGCGCCAGACTGCGGCGGCGCAGCAGCCCGGCCAGCGCCTCGGCGAACGCCACCGGGTCGACGGGATGGGTCACCGCGGCGTCCGCGCGGCTCCAGGTGGCCAGCCAGGCGTCCTGCGGGCGGCCGATGAGCAGCAGCACCGGAGGGCACTGGAAGATCTCGTCCTTGATCTGCCGGCAGACGCCCATACCGCCCGCCGGCGCGGTCTCGCCGTCCAGCACGCAGACGTCGATGCCGCCCTGCTCCAGGGCCTCCAGGACGGCCGGTGCGGTGGCGCACTCCAGGATCTCGATCTCCGGGGCGTCGGGGGCCGGCCGCCGCCCGGCCGCCAGCCGGACCTGCTCGCGGGTGTTGGCGTTGTCGCTGTAGACCAGCACCGTGGCAGTCGCCTGCATCGTTCCTCCACTTTCGTAGCGGTACGGCTTGGTCAAACCGTTGCGCGATGCTACTCCCGGACGGGGCCCCGGCAGGAGATGCCGGACGCATCCGGGATGCGCCCGACGGCCTGTCAGGACCGGGGCTTCCAGGGCCGGCGAGCGGTGCCGCGGGGGACGCTTCCCCCCTTCGGGCGACCGCCGCGGAGGTCCGTACGAGCAGGGCATACGGCCTTGACACACCGAACGGCACCCCCCGGAGTGAGGGCGGGATAAGCGACCGACATAATGTCGGTCGTGGCGACAGCAACGACAGTAGAAACCGGGCACGCGCACCCGTCGGTCAATCGGCCGAACCTCACCAGCGTCGGAACCATCATCTGGCTGAGTTCCGAGCTGATGTTCTTCGCGGCCCTCTTCGCGATGTACTTCACCCTTCGATCGGTGACGGGCGAGGCGTATTGGAAGGAATCCGCCCATGCGCTGAATCTTCCGTTCTCCGCGACCAACACCACGATCCTGGTGCTCAGCTCGCTGACGTGTCAGCTCGGCGTTTTCGCCGCCGAGCGCGGTGACGTCAAGAAGCTGCGGACCTGGTTCGTGATCACCTTCATCATGGGTGCCATCTTCATCGGCGGTCAGGTCTTCGAGTACACCGAGCTGGTCAAGCACGAGGGCCTTTCGCTCTCGTCCGGCCCGTACGGCTCGGTGTTCTACCTGACCACCGGTTTCCACGGACTGCATGTGACGGGCGGTCTGATCGCCTTCCTGCTGGTCCTGGGCAGGACGTACGCGGCCAAGAGGTTCACCCACACGCAGGCCACCGCGGCCATCGTCGTGTCCTACTACTGGCACTTCGTCGATGTCGTCTGGATCGGCCTCTTCGCCACGATCTACCTGATCCGGTAACCGGTACCGGGCCTGTTGCCGGGCCCGCATTTCAGACAGACATAGCCAAAGCATCGACGCAGAAGATCCTGACACCGGGGTAATCCGTGAAAAAGCTCTCCGCACGACGGCGCCATCCGCTGGCGGCGCTCGTCGTCCTACTCTTCGCGCTGGCGGTCACTGGGGGGCTGTACGCCGCGTTCGCGCCGGCGGACAAGGCTCAGGCCGATGACACCGCCCAGTCTCTTGCCATCAAGGAGGGCAAGAAGCTCTTCGCCGTGGGCTGCGCAAGCTGCCACGGCACCGGCGGTCAGGGCAGCTCCAGCGGCCCGAGCCTGGTCGGCGTGGGCGCCGCCGCCGTCGACTTCCAGGTGGGCACCGGCCGTATGCCCGCCCAGCAGCCCGGC
This window encodes:
- a CDS encoding cysteine desulfurase/sulfurtransferase TusA family protein; translation: MPYFDAASAAPLHPVAREALLASLDEGWADPVRLYREGRRARMLLDAAREAAAEAVGCRPDELTFTPSGTHALHSGIFGTLAARRRAGRRLVHSAVEHSSVLHAAEVHEAAGGTLTEVAVDRTGRVAPGEVAAALGADAALVCLQSANHEVGTEQPVEEVAALCREAGVPLLVDAAQSLPWGTVPGAWSVLAASAHKWGGPPGVGLLAVRKGTRFSPQGPLDERESGRSPGFGNLPAVVAAAASLRALRAAAESGPDEAARLRGLVERIRTRVPELVPDVEVVGDPVHRLPHLVTFSCLYVDGEALLHELDRSGFSVSSGSSCTSSTLTPSHVLRAMGVLSEGNVRVSLPYGTVEADVERFLEVLPEAVRSVRERFGVPVREEPAAAATTAAETAGAAAEEEPGGVVVDALGRRCPIPVIELAKAIGGVPVGGTVTVLSDDEAARQDIPAWCAMRGQEYVGEEPAERGAAYVVRRRG
- the ctaC gene encoding aa3-type cytochrome oxidase subunit II; amino-acid sequence: MSPNGSDRSSRRPMRRKLPQVLAAGLVLATATGCTYKDFPRLGMPTPVTDEAPRILSLWQGSWAAALATGVLVWGLIIWSVIFHRRSRTKVEVPAQTRYNMPIEALYTIVPFIIIAVLFYFTARDESALLKTSKKPDHVINVVGFQWSWAFNYLENVGGKNATTNINSPELAAIPDKWKKGAPANADGVYDTGTPATRNPQTGNPGPTLWLPKGETVQFILTSRDVIHDFWVVPFLMKMDVVPGHTNVFEVTPNKEGTFKGKCAELCGVDHSRMLFNVKVVSPAQYRQHLKDLAAKGQTGYLPAGIKQTDHARNAETKNQ
- the ctaD gene encoding aa3-type cytochrome oxidase subunit I, with the translated sequence MSILNEPQGAAADTAPAAPPVRKKQPGIAAVKWLTTTDHKTIGTMYLATSFAFFCIGGVMALLMRAELARPGMQIMSNEQFNQAFTMHGTIMLLMFATPLFAGFANWIMPLQIGAPDVAFPRLNMFAYWLYLFGSLIAVAGFLTPQGAADFGWFAYSPLSDAVRSPGVGADMWIMGLAFSGFGTILGSVNFITTIICMRAPGMTMFRMPIFVWNVLLTGVLVLLAFPVLAAALFALEADRKFGAHVFDAANGGALLWQHLFWFFGHPEVYIIALPFFGIISEVIPVFSRKPMFGYIGLIAATISIAGLSVTVWAHHMYVTGGVLLPFFSFMTFLIAVPTGVKFFNWIGTMWKGSLSFETPMLWAIGFLITFTFGGLTGVILASPPMDFHISDSYFVVAHFHYVVFGTVVFAMFAGFHFWWPKFTGKMLDERLGKITFWTLFVGFHGTFLVQHWLGAEGMPRRYADYLAADGFTTLNTISSISSFLLGMSILPFLYNVWKTAKYGEKIEVDDPWGYGRSLEWATSCPPPRHNFLTLPRIRSESPAFDLHHPEIAALDALHNGHAGDKALAGGKEAGK
- a CDS encoding cytochrome c oxidase subunit 4, with the protein product MKIQGKMFIWLSVFVLAMAIVYGVWSKEPAGTTALFLAFGLCIMVGYYLAFTARRVDAGAQDNENAEVADDAGELGFFSPHSWQPLFLGIGGALAFMGVVFGFWLLYFSLPVILVALWGWVFEYYRGENRTQ
- a CDS encoding L,D-transpeptidase codes for the protein MNHRPRTRTVLSCGLLLVPLAVSTAACGGSASETLSTDPYDASDQISANTPADGRKKADPDKPLELAVKGDEARITDVTATDATGRYVRGELSADGKHWRTIAPLAAGTRYSVQVSTEEEDGTPGRKTLVVNTKDADDRLTVKFGPQSGQYGVGQPVTAELSKPVTDPKARAVVESALKVDSTPRVEGSWHWVDGKKLHFRPKEYWPAHATIAVHSNLDGLKISGGLYGGPAKPVRLTTGDRVEAVTDAAAHQMTVLRNGKSINTIPVTTGKPGFSTRNGVKVVLGKESFVRMRSATVGIAAGSSDSYDLPVYWATRVTWSGEYVHAAPWSVGSQGAANVSHGCTGMSTGNAQWFFNTVRVGDVVKVVNSGGATMTPFDNGFGDWNMPWKEWRDGSALKNRASTTTGAAEREQNPAADARLRPQF
- the ctaE gene encoding aa3-type cytochrome oxidase subunit III, whose protein sequence is MSVVATATTVETGHAHPSVNRPNLTSVGTIIWLSSELMFFAALFAMYFTLRSVTGEAYWKESAHALNLPFSATNTTILVLSSLTCQLGVFAAERGDVKKLRTWFVITFIMGAIFIGGQVFEYTELVKHEGLSLSSGPYGSVFYLTTGFHGLHVTGGLIAFLLVLGRTYAAKRFTHTQATAAIVVSYYWHFVDVVWIGLFATIYLIR